A stretch of the Medicago truncatula cultivar Jemalong A17 chromosome 5, MtrunA17r5.0-ANR, whole genome shotgun sequence genome encodes the following:
- the LOC11442145 gene encoding high mobility group B protein 10 isoform X1 produces the protein MEEGNELVMEMVPYENENEIISSMEEGKELEMELEMVPYYTLTESFYRKLKELLDPSGFNLIYDVRKTSLDLYLFYLEVTKRGGYHQVDQEKKWGEVVSALKLEGNNATLCDQLEKLYKELLYKFETLYFYRSPATGSNTGPVERNQNSTTSLSQLMDDQDYLKARKISEHYSSQITGIGYQEFQVVQQAPSKNKEKKKRRGAPIGQSGYNIFLKQECARLKANHPDVGGRKIIDMAIDAWNKLSDNEKRPYEEASMKIKEEVKEAPTNNKEKKKHRGVPRGQKSAYQIFLKHECARLKADHQFQGDRKLKAIDAWKMMSPLEKLPYEEESMKIKEEIKAAMIQKSTEDLNRDEERPIVCGDYYSVTSQPLSNDSFGNNAAVDLTEKVSEDPFFPGDLNDHHLLDFPSGEPK, from the exons ATGGAAGAAGGAAATGAATTAGTGATGGAGATGGTTccttatgaaaatgaaaatgagattaTTTCATCAATGGAAGAAGGAAAGGAATTAGAGATGGAGTTGGAGATGGTTCCATATTATACCCTCACTGAGAGCTTCTATCGTAAGCTCAAGGAGCTTTTGGACCCTTCTGGATTCAATCTCAT ATATGATGTCCGAAAAACATCCCTTGACTTGTACCTGTTTTACTTGGAGGTCACGAAAAGAGGAGGTTATCACCAG GTTGATCAAGAAAAGAAATGGGGTGAAGTTGTTTCTGCACTAAAACTGGAAGGAAACAATGCAACCTTGTGTGATCAACTTGAAAAGCTCTATAAAGAACTTCTGTACAAATTTGAGACATTGTACTTCTACAGGTCTCCTGCAACTGGCAGCAATACAG GTCCAGTTGAAAGGAATCAAAACTCAACCACTAGTTTATCTCAATTAATGGACGATCAAGATTATCTGAAGGCGCGAAAGATATCCGAACACTACTCTAGTCAAATTACAG GAATTGGATATCAAGAATTTCAAGTGGTTCAACAAGCACCctcaaagaacaaagaaaagaagaaacgGAGAGGTGCTCCAATAGGACAGAGTGGATATAATATATTCCTCAAGCAGGAATGTGCTCGACTTAAAGCTAATCATCCGGACGTAGGTGGAAGAAAAATCATAGACATGGCTATTGATGCTTGGAATAAGTTGTCAGACAATGAGAAACGG CCATATGAAGAGGCAAGCATGAAGATAAAGGAAGAAGTTAAAGAAGCACCcacaaataacaaagaaaagaagaaacatCGAGGTGTTCCAAGGGGACAGAAGAGTGCATATCAAATATTCCTCAAGCATGAATGCGCTAGACTGAAAGCTGATCATCAGTTTCAAGGTGACAGAAAACTCAAGGCTATTGATGCTTGGAAGATGATGTCCCCCTTGGAAAAACTG CCATATGAAGAGGAAAGCATGAAGATAAAGGAAGAAATTAAAGCAGCAATGATCCAAAAGAGCACTGAAGATCTTAATAGGGATGAAGAGAGACCTATTGTGTGTGGTGACTACTACTCTGTAACTTCACAACCTCTGTCAAACGACTCTTTTGGAAACAACGCAGCGGTGGACTTGACAGAAAAAGTATCCGAGGATC
- the LOC11442145 gene encoding high mobility group B protein 10 isoform X2: MEEGNELVMEMVPYENENEIISSMEEGKELEMELEMVPYYTLTESFYRKLKELLDPSGFNLIYDVRKTSLDLYLFYLEVTKRGGYHQVDQEKKWGEVVSALKLEGNNATLCDQLEKLYKELLYKFETLYFYRSPATGSNTVERNQNSTTSLSQLMDDQDYLKARKISEHYSSQITGIGYQEFQVVQQAPSKNKEKKKRRGAPIGQSGYNIFLKQECARLKANHPDVGGRKIIDMAIDAWNKLSDNEKRPYEEASMKIKEEVKEAPTNNKEKKKHRGVPRGQKSAYQIFLKHECARLKADHQFQGDRKLKAIDAWKMMSPLEKLPYEEESMKIKEEIKAAMIQKSTEDLNRDEERPIVCGDYYSVTSQPLSNDSFGNNAAVDLTEKVSEDPFFPGDLNDHHLLDFPSGEPK, encoded by the exons ATGGAAGAAGGAAATGAATTAGTGATGGAGATGGTTccttatgaaaatgaaaatgagattaTTTCATCAATGGAAGAAGGAAAGGAATTAGAGATGGAGTTGGAGATGGTTCCATATTATACCCTCACTGAGAGCTTCTATCGTAAGCTCAAGGAGCTTTTGGACCCTTCTGGATTCAATCTCAT ATATGATGTCCGAAAAACATCCCTTGACTTGTACCTGTTTTACTTGGAGGTCACGAAAAGAGGAGGTTATCACCAG GTTGATCAAGAAAAGAAATGGGGTGAAGTTGTTTCTGCACTAAAACTGGAAGGAAACAATGCAACCTTGTGTGATCAACTTGAAAAGCTCTATAAAGAACTTCTGTACAAATTTGAGACATTGTACTTCTACAGGTCTCCTGCAACTGGCAGCAATACAG TTGAAAGGAATCAAAACTCAACCACTAGTTTATCTCAATTAATGGACGATCAAGATTATCTGAAGGCGCGAAAGATATCCGAACACTACTCTAGTCAAATTACAG GAATTGGATATCAAGAATTTCAAGTGGTTCAACAAGCACCctcaaagaacaaagaaaagaagaaacgGAGAGGTGCTCCAATAGGACAGAGTGGATATAATATATTCCTCAAGCAGGAATGTGCTCGACTTAAAGCTAATCATCCGGACGTAGGTGGAAGAAAAATCATAGACATGGCTATTGATGCTTGGAATAAGTTGTCAGACAATGAGAAACGG CCATATGAAGAGGCAAGCATGAAGATAAAGGAAGAAGTTAAAGAAGCACCcacaaataacaaagaaaagaagaaacatCGAGGTGTTCCAAGGGGACAGAAGAGTGCATATCAAATATTCCTCAAGCATGAATGCGCTAGACTGAAAGCTGATCATCAGTTTCAAGGTGACAGAAAACTCAAGGCTATTGATGCTTGGAAGATGATGTCCCCCTTGGAAAAACTG CCATATGAAGAGGAAAGCATGAAGATAAAGGAAGAAATTAAAGCAGCAATGATCCAAAAGAGCACTGAAGATCTTAATAGGGATGAAGAGAGACCTATTGTGTGTGGTGACTACTACTCTGTAACTTCACAACCTCTGTCAAACGACTCTTTTGGAAACAACGCAGCGGTGGACTTGACAGAAAAAGTATCCGAGGATC